The following proteins come from a genomic window of Oncorhynchus masou masou isolate Uvic2021 chromosome 25, UVic_Omas_1.1, whole genome shotgun sequence:
- the LOC135514296 gene encoding mothers against decapentaplegic homolog 2-like isoform X2, with translation MSSILPFTPPVVKRLLGWKKSASGPGGAGSGEQNGQEEKWCEKAVKSLVKKLKKTGQLDELEKAITTQNCNTKCVTIPSNCSEIWGLSTPNTIEQWDTSGLYSYPDQTRSLDGRLQVSHRKGLPHVIYCRLWRWPDLHSHHELRAIEACEYAFHLKKDEVCINPYHYQRVETPVLPPVLVPRHSEILTELPPLDDYTHSIPENTSFPAGIEPPNNYIPETPPPGYISEDGEASDQPMNQSSPAELSPGTLSPVNHSMDLQPVTYSEPAFWCSIAYYELNQRVGETFHASQPSLTVDGFTDPSNSERFCLGLLSNVNRNATVEMTRRHIGRGVRLYYIGGEVFAECLSDSAIFVQSPNCNQRYGWHPATVCKIPPGCNLKIFNNQEFAALLAQSVNQGFEAVYQLTRMCTIRMSFVKGWGAEYRRQTVTSTPCWIELHLNGPLQWLDKVLTQMGSPSVRCSSMS, from the exons ATGTCCTCCATCTTGCCTTTCACCCCTCCGGTTGTGAAGAGGCTCCTGGGGTGGAAGAAGTCAGCCAGCGGCCCCGGGGGAGCAGGGAGTGGAGAACAGAATGGCCAGGAGGAGAAGTGGTGTGAGAAGGCTGTCAAGAGCCTGGTTAAGAAGCTGAAGAAGACTGGACAGCTGGACGAGCTGGAGAAGGCCATCACCACCCAGAACTGTAACACCAAGTGTGTCACCATCCCCAG CAATTGCTCTGAAATATGGGGACTGAGTACACCAAATACGATAGAACAGTGGGATACCTCAGGCCTATACAGCTACCCTGACCAAACCAG ATCCCTGGATGGGCGCCTGCAGGTATCTCACAGAAAGGGTCTTCCTCACGTCATCTACTGCCGCTTGTGGCGATGGCCCGACCTGCACAGCCACCATGAACTGCGTGCCATCGAGGCCTGCGAGTACGCCTTCCACCTCAAGAAGGATGAGGTCTGCATCAACCCCTACCACTACCAGAGGGTGGAGACCCCGG TTCTGCCTCCTGTACTTGTGCCAAGACACTCTGAGATTCTGACAGAGCTGCCCCCATTGGACGACTACACTCATTCCATACCTGAGAACACAAGCTTTCCTGCGGGGATCGAGCCTCCAAATAACTACATACCAG AAACACCACCACCTGGATACATAAGTGAGGATGGGGAAGCCAGCGATCAACCGATGAATCAAA GTTCTCCTGCTGAATTGTCCCCTGGCACCCTCTCACCTGTCAATCATAGCATGG ACCTGCAGCCGGTGACCTACTCTGAGCCTGCGTTCTGGTGCTCTATAGCCTACTATGAGCTGAACCAGCGTGTTGGAGAGACATTCCACGCTTCGCAGCCCTCTCTGACCGTGGATGGTTTCACAGATCCCTCCAACTCAGAGCGTTTCTGTCTGGGCTTGCTCTCCAACGTCAACAGGAATGCCactgtagagatgaccaggagGCACATAG GAAGAGGGGTCCGGCTGTACTATATTGGCGGTGAGGTGTTTGCTGAGTGTCTCAGTGATAGCGCCATCTTTGTTCAGAGTCCAAACTGCAACCAACGGTATGGGTGGCACCCAGCAACCGTTTGCAAAATTCCTCCAG GTTGTAACCTGAAGATCTTCAACAACCAGGAGTTTGCAGCACTGCTGGCCCAGTCCGTAAACCAGGGCTTTGAGGCTGTGTACCAGCTCACCAGGATGTGCACCATCCGCATGAGCTTTGTCAAAGGCTGGGGGGCTGAATACAG ACGGCAGACTGTCACAAGCACTCCCTGCTGGATTGAGCTGCATTTGAACGGACCCCTGCAATGGCTGGACAAAGTGTTGACTCAGATGGGATCCCCTTCTGTACGTTGCTCCAGTATGTCATAA
- the LOC135514296 gene encoding mothers against decapentaplegic homolog 2-like isoform X1 codes for MSSILPFTPPVVKRLLGWKKSASGPGGAGSGEQNGQEEKWCEKAVKSLVKKLKKTGQLDELEKAITTQNCNTKCVTIPSNCSEIWGLSTPNTIEQWDTSGLYSYPDQTRSLDGRLQVSHRKGLPHVIYCRLWRWPDLHSHHELRAIEACEYAFHLKKDEVCINPYHYQRVETPVLPPVLVPRHSEILTELPPLDDYTHSIPENTSFPAGIEPPNNYIPETPPPGYISEDGEASDQPMNQSMDTGSPAELSPGTLSPVNHSMDLQPVTYSEPAFWCSIAYYELNQRVGETFHASQPSLTVDGFTDPSNSERFCLGLLSNVNRNATVEMTRRHIGRGVRLYYIGGEVFAECLSDSAIFVQSPNCNQRYGWHPATVCKIPPGCNLKIFNNQEFAALLAQSVNQGFEAVYQLTRMCTIRMSFVKGWGAEYRRQTVTSTPCWIELHLNGPLQWLDKVLTQMGSPSVRCSSMS; via the exons ATGTCCTCCATCTTGCCTTTCACCCCTCCGGTTGTGAAGAGGCTCCTGGGGTGGAAGAAGTCAGCCAGCGGCCCCGGGGGAGCAGGGAGTGGAGAACAGAATGGCCAGGAGGAGAAGTGGTGTGAGAAGGCTGTCAAGAGCCTGGTTAAGAAGCTGAAGAAGACTGGACAGCTGGACGAGCTGGAGAAGGCCATCACCACCCAGAACTGTAACACCAAGTGTGTCACCATCCCCAG CAATTGCTCTGAAATATGGGGACTGAGTACACCAAATACGATAGAACAGTGGGATACCTCAGGCCTATACAGCTACCCTGACCAAACCAG ATCCCTGGATGGGCGCCTGCAGGTATCTCACAGAAAGGGTCTTCCTCACGTCATCTACTGCCGCTTGTGGCGATGGCCCGACCTGCACAGCCACCATGAACTGCGTGCCATCGAGGCCTGCGAGTACGCCTTCCACCTCAAGAAGGATGAGGTCTGCATCAACCCCTACCACTACCAGAGGGTGGAGACCCCGG TTCTGCCTCCTGTACTTGTGCCAAGACACTCTGAGATTCTGACAGAGCTGCCCCCATTGGACGACTACACTCATTCCATACCTGAGAACACAAGCTTTCCTGCGGGGATCGAGCCTCCAAATAACTACATACCAG AAACACCACCACCTGGATACATAAGTGAGGATGGGGAAGCCAGCGATCAACCGATGAATCAAAGTATGGACACAG GTTCTCCTGCTGAATTGTCCCCTGGCACCCTCTCACCTGTCAATCATAGCATGG ACCTGCAGCCGGTGACCTACTCTGAGCCTGCGTTCTGGTGCTCTATAGCCTACTATGAGCTGAACCAGCGTGTTGGAGAGACATTCCACGCTTCGCAGCCCTCTCTGACCGTGGATGGTTTCACAGATCCCTCCAACTCAGAGCGTTTCTGTCTGGGCTTGCTCTCCAACGTCAACAGGAATGCCactgtagagatgaccaggagGCACATAG GAAGAGGGGTCCGGCTGTACTATATTGGCGGTGAGGTGTTTGCTGAGTGTCTCAGTGATAGCGCCATCTTTGTTCAGAGTCCAAACTGCAACCAACGGTATGGGTGGCACCCAGCAACCGTTTGCAAAATTCCTCCAG GTTGTAACCTGAAGATCTTCAACAACCAGGAGTTTGCAGCACTGCTGGCCCAGTCCGTAAACCAGGGCTTTGAGGCTGTGTACCAGCTCACCAGGATGTGCACCATCCGCATGAGCTTTGTCAAAGGCTGGGGGGCTGAATACAG ACGGCAGACTGTCACAAGCACTCCCTGCTGGATTGAGCTGCATTTGAACGGACCCCTGCAATGGCTGGACAAAGTGTTGACTCAGATGGGATCCCCTTCTGTACGTTGCTCCAGTATGTCATAA
- the LOC135513641 gene encoding low-density lipoprotein receptor-related protein 2-like, which produces MAFYLLLSISILEISVLSVAVRTPLKCNLGTKPCKDGSECILYQHVCDGEVDCRDGSDEEDCTVTCTKGQFLCAHGKKCIDQRQVCDGVAQCQDRSDEVDCLEHMEGCAHHCDNKTRCLPDIFLCDGEKDCLDGTDETDCDSAADGHKNHHDEVSENDSSNYKGSTTMSAPAPLKCPFGMKPCQDKTECVLYSHVCDGDADCKDGSDEETCSVECDNGQFQCTNGKKCIDQRQVCDGVAQCLDRSDEMHCLKPREGCAHHCDNKTRCLPDTFLCDGERDCLDGTDEANCDSDSTDDHKNHRYFVAEDYDGNNEGNATSMSVPAPLKCTFGTKPCKNNIECVLYSHVCDGEADCKDGSDEEECSLECGSGQFQCAHGKKCIDQRQVCDGVAQCPDRSDEMHCLKPMEGCAHHCDNRTRCFPDTFLCDGERDCLDGTDEDNCADESCSSVEFRCTSGQCVSVSMRCDGHPDCWDYSDEESCHKPPQCTTNRHCPQSQECLLEEWVCDGEQDCKDGSDEENCEMVQLKCGEFQWACTSKSQCVPKAWRCDGTKDCADDSDEAGCGQVATCPSHQFQCASTSECLDMALVCNSVRNCADGSDEGGDCKTTCPDKAICVQNCYSTPQGTRCGCKAGYQLDEDTVSCGDIDECVGGRQGVCSHSCVNTQGSFHCHCNPGYLLESDGRHCKIMGEPYLLASVQTDLFLVGLRSSSLVVLVSAKKAILSVDYDWRDQRVFWVSLDSESINWSSLDQKKQGTLFKGIKSDCIAVDWVGRNLYLIDGIGGGRIIAIGLNSTITSALDLTVILDKEFEQLLSLALLPQKGLLFWSEISNEAKIERAGMDGSERRVVVSHSLSWPGSLAVDPIGERLYWTDKKLGCIGSATLDGGDIKILQLTETTNPFSVTVFNDLLYWSDTKKGTIQGANKITGKNCKVLLKRPAQPFGLKVIHPLLQTSTDRPCEKLHCSHLCVLAPGPKGVCKCPSGLLLAEDGLNCSNLVNSAFLLVLSPTVVTQIYLQTMLSAVGLKTWPEHLSLPLANVNEAAILDYTLRDKMLYLADSGQSSVGLFKLKETSLVPRGQFLQLKGDTVTALALDWITLNVYWSSTKQSRLQVTSSHGEHTAVLIDDIGSLESIALHPLSGRLCFAKQGESAHVECAHMDGGKRAQVWKDAVQPTSLTFSNDGGEIYWADIGAGVIGSVRVDGSGYIGFTTGDGLIAFALSNSMLLWVTDRDTTQVWYRDDQQIKTLWFEVNTEVVSLKAYSKSSQMGFNFCSAGNGDCSHFCLAVPGGRTCRCAHGHRPVNDTHCALDQHCPAGSRPCLDGHTCLPLEKFCDGHPDCLDTSDENCVHLKGQSEVQSKAPTLPPSPSIPTSADLGSTTSLDNSGLVRNLDVKQQCSEKHCNGNGECVETNGGTSCACGLGFSGDSCQDQLANTMQGPLIYGAVGLCTAIVVISVLVAVVRRKTANARQASPVVKQTSMTDLAKHGDSPSKQHSPDDINFSEEVASSVA; this is translated from the exons ATGGCGTTCTATCTGCTTCTGAGTATATCAATTTTGGAAATCTCAG TTTTGAGTGTAGCTGTGCGGACTCCATTGAAATGCAACCTGGGCACCAAACCTTGCAAGGATGGATCTGAGTGTATCCTCTACCAGCATGTGTGTGACGGCGAAGTAGACTGTAGGGATGGCTCTGATGAGGAGGACTGCACTGTCACATGCACTAAAG GCCAGTTTCTGTGTGCCCATGGGAAGAAGTGCATTGACCAGAGGCAGGTGTGTGACGGGGTGGCCCAGTGTCAGGACCGTTCTGATGAGGTGGACTGCCTAgaacacatggagggctgtgcccACCACTGTGACAACAAGACCCGCTGCCTCCCTGACATTTTCCTTTGTGATGGAGAGAAGGACTGCCTGGATGGCACTGATGAGACAGACTGTG ATTCAGCTGCCGATGGTCACAAAAATCATCATGATGAAGTTTCTGAAAATGACTCAAGCAACTACAAAGGGAGTACCACCATGTCTGCACCAGCACCCCTCAAATGTCCTTTTGGCATGAAACCATGTCAGGACAAGACTGAGTGTGTTCTTTACAGCCATGTGTGCGATGGAGATGCAGATTGTAAAGATGGCTCAGATGAGGAGACATGTTCAGTAGAATGTGACAATG GCCAGTTTCAGTGTACCAATGGGAAGAAGTGCATTGACCAGAGGCAGGTGTGTGACGGGGTTGCCCAGTGTCTGGACCGTTCTGATGAGATGCACTGCCTGAAGCCCAGGGAAGGCTGTGCTCACCACTGTGACAACAAGACCCGCTGCCTCCCTGACACCTTCCTCTGTGATGGGGAGAGGGACTGCCTGGACGGCACTGACGAGGCCAACTGTg ATTCAGACTCCACTGATGATCATAAAAATCATCGCTATTTTGTTGCTGAAGATTATGACGGCAACAATGAAGGGAATGCCACCTCAATGTCTGTACCAGCACCCCTCAAGTGTACTTTTGGCACTAAACCATGCAAGAACAATATTGAGTGTGTGCTTTACAGCCATGTGTGTGATGGAGAGGCAGATTGTAAAGATGGCTCTGATGAGGAAGAGTGTTCATTAGAATGTGGAAGTG GCCAGTTTCAGTGTGCCCATGGGAAGAAGTGCATTGACCAGAGGCAGGTGTGTGACGGGGTGGCCCAGTGTCCGGACCGTTCTGATGAGATGCACTGCCTGAAGCCCATGGAAGGCTGTGCTCACCACTGTGACAACAGGACCCGCTGCTTCCCTGACACCTTCCTCTGTGATGGGGAGAGGGACTGCCTGGACGGCACCGACGAGGACAACTGTG CTGATGAGAGCTGCAGCAGTGTGGAGTTCCGTTGCACCAGTGGTCAGTGTGTATCTGTAAGCATGCGCTGCGACGGGCATCCTGACTGTTGGGACTACTCTGACGAGGAGAGCTGCCACAAGCCCCCCCAGTGCACCACCAACCGCCACTGCCCACAAAGCCAGGAGTGTCTGCTGGAGGAGTGGGTCTGTGATGGGGAGCAGGACTGTAAAGATGGCTCTGATGAAGAG AATTGCGAGATGGTCCAATTGAAGTGTGGAGAGTTCCAGTGGGCCTGTACATCAAAGAGCCAATGTGTTCCCAAAGCATGGAGATGTGATGGAACAAAGGACTGTGCTGACGACAGTGACGAGGCAGGAT GTGGTCAGGTGGCAACATGCCCCTCTCACCAGTTCCAGTGTGCTAGTACGTCAGAGTGTTTGGACATGGCCCTGGTGTGTAACTCAGTCAGAAATTGTGCTGATGGTTCTGATGAGGGTGGCGACTGCAAAACCACGTGTCCAGACAAAGCCATATGTGTCCAAAactgctacagcacaccacagggAACA AGGTGTGGGTGTAAGGCTGGTTACCAGCTCGACGAGGATACAGTGTCCTGTGGTGATATTGATGAGTGTGTCGGTGGTAGACAAGGTGTTTGCAGCCACTCGTGCGTAAACACTCAGGGCTCCTTCCACTGTCACTGCAACCCTGGTTACCTGCTCGAATCTGATGGCCGCCACTGCAAGATCATGG GTGAGCCTTATCTTCTGGCCTCTGTGCAGACagacctgttccttgttgggctGAGAAGCAGTAGTCTGGTAGTCCTGGTGTCTGCTAAGAAAGCCATCCTGTCTGTGGACTATGACTGGAGGGATCAGAGGGTGTTCTGGGTCAGCCTGGATTCAGAGAGCATAAACTGGTCCTCTCTAGACCAAAAAAAACAAGGAACTCTTTTCAAAG GCATCAAATCTGACTGCATTGCTGTTGACTGGGTAGGGAGGAACCTGTACTTGATTGATGGCATTGGAGGTGGTCGTATTATTGCTATTGGATTAAACTCAACCATTACAAGCGCTCTGGATCTCACTGTCATTCTTGACAAGGAATTTGAACAACTTCTCTCTCTGGCACTCCTGCCACAGAAGGG GCTCCTGTTCTGGTCGGAGATTAGTAATGAGGCAAAGATTGAGCGGGCCGGAATGGATGggtctgagaggagagtggtggtcaGTCACAGCCTCAGCTGGCCAGGCAGTCTGGCTGTGGACCCAATAGGGGAGCGGCTCTACTGGACGGACAAGAAGCTTGGGTGCATTGGCTCAGCCACCCTGGATGGCGGGGACATCAAG ATTCTGCAGTTGACGGAGACCACCAACCCGTTCTCGGTCACAGTTTTCAATGACCTTCTCTACTGGTCAGACACCAAGAAGGGAACTATTCAAGGGGCTAATAAAATCACTGGAAAGAACTGCAAAGTTCTACTCAAACGACCTGCACAACCCTTTGGACTCAAA GTCATTCATCCACTGCTGCAAACAAGCACTGATAGGCCCTGTGAGAAACTTCATTGCTCTCACCTGTGTGTATTGGCCCCCGGCCCCAAAGGGGTCTGCAAGTGTCCCTCTGGTCTGCTCCTAGCAGAGGATGGCCTCAACTGCTCCAACCTGGTCAACTCTGCCTTCCTCTTGGTGTTGTCTCCAACAGTTGTCACACAG ATCTACCTGCAGACCATGCTCAGTGCTGTGGGCCTGAAGACCTGGCCTgagcacctctctctacctctcgccaATGTCAATGAGGCAGCCATTTTGGATTACACCCTACGAGACAAGATGTTGTACCTGGCTGACTCTGGCCAGTCCTCTGTAGGCCTCTTCAAGCTGAAGGAGACCAGCTTGGTGCCTCGCGGCCAATTCCTGCAACTTAAAGGGGACACTGTCACAGCCCTGGCTCTAGACTGGATAACCCTCAACGTGTACTGGAGTAGTACCAAACAGTCACGCCTGCAGGTCACCTCTTCCCATGGGGAACACACTGCTGTGCTAATTGATGATATTGGAAGTCTGGAGTCCATAGCTCTTCACCCACTTAGTGGAAGACTCTGTTTTGCCAAGCAGGGGGAAAGTGCTCATGTGGAGTGTGCTCACATGGACGGGGGGAAGCGAGCGCAGGTTTGGAAGGATGCTGTGCAGCCCACCTCCCTGACTTTCTCCAATGATGGCGGGGAGATTTACTGGGCTGACATTG GTGCTGGGGTGATCGGCTCTGTCAGAGTTGATGGTTCTGGATACATTGGGTTTACAACTGGGGATGGCCTGATTGCATTTGCGCTCAGCAACAGCATGCTCCTTTGGGTGACAGACCGTG ACACGACCCAAGTTTGGTATAGAGATGACCAACAGATCAAGACACTTTGGTTTGAGGTCAACACCGAAGTTGTCAGTTTAAAGGCCTACAGCAAGTCCAGCCAGATGG GCTTCAACTTCTGCTCTGCTGGGAATGGAGACTGCAGTCACTTCTGTCTGGCTGTCCCTGGTGGTAGGACATGTAGGTGTGCCCATGGCCATCGACCAGTCAATGACACACACTGCGCCCTAGACCAGCACTGCCCAGCTGGTAGTAGACCCTGTCTGGATGGGCACACATGCCTCCCCCTGGAGAAGTTCTGTGATGGGCATCCTGACTGCCTTGACACCTCGGATGAGAATT GTGTCCATCTCAAAGGGCAGTCTGAAGTCCAGTCCAAAGCTCCAACCCTGCCTCCAAGCCCCAGCATTCCCACATCTGCAGATCTTGGCTCTACCACCTCTCTGGACAACAGTGGGCTGGTGAGAAACCTGGATGTCAAGCAGCAGTGTAGCGAGAAGCACTGTAATGGGAATGGCGAGTGTGTGGAGACCAATGGGGGCACCTCCTGTGCCTGTGGTCTAGGCTTCAGTGGAGACTCCTGCCAAGACCAGCTCGCCAACACCATGCAAGGCCCACTAATCTATGGAGCCGTTGGTCTCTGTACTGCGATTGTAGTTATCAGTGTCCTCGTTGCCGTGGTCAGGAGGAAGACTGCAAACGCAAG GCAAGCCAGCCCTGTGGTAAAGCAGACCAGTATGACTGACTTGGCGAAACATGGAGATTCTCCCTCTAAACAACATTCACCTGACGACATTAACTTTTCAGAG GAAGTGGCATCATCTGTGGCGTAa